The following coding sequences lie in one Anguilla rostrata isolate EN2019 chromosome 8, ASM1855537v3, whole genome shotgun sequence genomic window:
- the LOC135261008 gene encoding microtubule-associated protein 4-like isoform X9, which yields MRTMDLSLTDALTDGVVPQTGSENLLQRDFVAALEAESYDDKVGETIGKTEYHPLLDNDGKKEGSGMMPSGQTPQNQDMQGDMWSFQAEQQVMNADFLSGPVSVGGFPGQWGTQPMVPEVKASSLTDPFTGFTQQGMDIMNMDVGMAPLSTARPPSMAEPQQPSPLIASVPPKLAQMPNKPNDLNPFESPLDILSAPDNTAGVPGGPWAGEGGLQTDLSFTPSDSAAISCHADEMADCSPEPPGADECHQQSGGVEEERGSEGGGGRRQKKKKKRRQREEMYDVLESQGPQGENHSPTGVYPGMEWEFDDGGRIGARGKKGKSRKRIPEEWSALQEPPLTAPPQGPAGDPWSMSTQSQESSTHEALSPLNSPTPAGAEESPTTPSTLSSEAPPSVLASLDSYLAAGADSCDPSMETEIAPLRSDLAVPPDSLQEKGLVEKAVSVEDPSNSSSLQKSSTKDAPVPSAPPLSQSPNPFQVPSPAETPVPAPIPPPSPTPCKDSPHLEPLVGYSPPSTTAEAPVPKVKTEKADKPENVEKMDSFPKTEKLDMPEKTDEPEKMDTPEKAEKMSGSPMMEKVDVFEKRGEWEKVDKAREFQKEDKEGKWEKEKAEKDKAEKDTTEKDKTEKENIEKDKAEKEKTEKDKTENEKTEKDKIENEKTEKDKTEKEKAEKGKTEKGEPKKDKPEKVDQQKMGKATEKPLKKENGLKTSKAPEKVTAKAAGKPAAAAGTRAAPGKDLPSSDKKTKPSVAPAKASSAKTRPASLPSGAPASKRPPPTSTNSLSAPSKKIPAPTKATTPTAVTKRPLPVASHPTASAREAKPKTERLPPAPKANTAKSSAPRNGSSSTTASKAPGAPRVPLSNRTSGSAPSLRRSTLPKTENKASETKKLSTLKSTTADSNRPRTSPGTGVSSTARTRPTKPPTPTSAAPDRKPLVPRAPRSSARPSTAPSPDIKNIRSKVGSTDNMKHQPGGGKGSSAQGRTDALAQSSLSKETSQGKVQIVNKKVDFSHITSRCGSKDNIKHVPGGGNIQILNKKADLSKVSSKCGSKDNIKHKPGGGDVKIQSHKVNSKVSSKVGSMDNMNHESKDNLAKGDVAPSSGALDTEPESTVQDNGLKLTANLGDGFWDPQALDTRIPETN from the exons gaCAATGGATCTGAGTTTGACCGATGCTCTGACCGATGGCGTCGTGCCCCAGACTGGCTCAGAGAACCTGCTGCAGAGGGACTTTGTTGCAGCTCTAGAGGCAGAGAGCTACGATGACAAAGTGGGGGAGACCATTGGGAAGACAGAGTACCACCCCCTGCTGGACAATGATGGGAAAAAGGAAG GCTCTGGGATGATGCCATCGGGACAGACACCACAGAACCAGGATATGCAGGGGGACATGTGGTCCTTCCAGGCCGAACAGCAGGTCATGAACGCAGACTTCCTGTCAG gcCCAGTCTCCGTGGGTGGATTCCCAGGCCAGTGGGGTACCCAGCCCATGGTCCCTGAGGTGAAGGCCAGCAGCCTCACAGACCCCTTCACAG GATTCACCCAGCAGGGGATGGACATAATGAATATGGATGTGGGCATGGCCCCCCTTTCCACTGCGAGGCCCCCCAGCATGGCAGAGCCCCAGCAGCCATCGCCTCTCATTGCCTCCGTACCCCCAAAACTGGCCCAGATGCCCAACAAGCCCAATGATCTGAATCCCTTTGAGAGCCCGTTGGACATCCTCAGTGCCCCCGACAACACTGCAG GAGTCCCGGGTGGCCCCTGGGCGGGCGAGGGTGGGCTACAGACGGACCTTTCCTTCACACCCAGTGACTCTGCGGCGATCAGTTGCCATGCCGATGAGATGGCAGATTGCTCCCCTGAACCCCCGGGTGCAGACGAGTGCCACCAGCAGAGCGGCGGGgttgaggaggagagggggagcgagggaggaggaggcaggaggcagaaaaagaagaagaagagaaggcagagggaggagaTGTATGACGTCCTGGAGTCTCAGGGACCCCAGGGTGAAAACCACAGCCCCACCGGAGTCTACCCAGGCATGGAATGGGAGTTCGATGATGGGGGCAGAATTGGGGCCAGGGGCAAGAAGGGCAAGAGCCGAAAGAGAATCCCAGAGGAGTGGAGTGCCCTCCAGGAGCCGCCCCTGACAGCCCCGCCCCAGGGACCTGCCGGGGACCCCTGGTCCATGAGCACCCAGTCCCAGGAGAGCTCCACCCATGAAGCCCTCAGCCCGCTGAACAGCCCCACGCCTGCAGGGGCCGAGGAAtcgcccaccaccccctccaccctgaGCTCTGAAGCCCCCCCCTCTGTACTTGCCAGCCTGGACAGTTACCTGGCTGCAGGGGCAGATTCCTGTGACCCCAGCATGGAGACGGAGATCGCCCCCCTCCGCTCGGACCTTGCCGTCCCCCCAGATTCCCTGCAGGAGAAGGGGCTTGTTGAGAAAGCTGTGTCTGTGGAGGACCCCTCCAATTCCAGCTCTCTGCAAAAGTCTTCCACAAAGGATGCCCCTGtgccctctgcccctcccctctcccagtcACCTAATCCTTTCCAGGTTCCCTCACCTGCTGAAACACCAGTCCCTGCCCCTATCCCACCCCCATCTCCAACACCCTGCAAGGACAGCCCCCATTTGGAACCACTGGTTGGATATTCCCCTCCCTCAACCACTGCAGAGGCTCCAGTTCCCAAAG TGAAAACCGAGAAGGCCGACAAGCcagaaaatgtggaaaagaTGGACAGCTTCCCGAAGACGGAGAAGCTGGACATGCCTGAGAAGACAGACGAGCCAGAGAAGATGGACACGCCAGAAAAGGCAGAAAAGATGAGCGGCTCCCCGATGATGGAGAAGGTCGATGTGTTTGAGAAGAGAGGCGAGTGGGAAAAGGTGGATAAAGCGCGTGAGTTTCAAAAGGAAGATAAGGAAGGGAagtgggagaaagaaaaggctGAGAAAGACAAGGCCGAAAAAGACACGACTGAGAAAGACAAGactgagaaagaaaatattgaGAAAGACAAggctgagaaagaaaaaactgagaaagacaagactgaaaatgaaaagacgGAGAAAGACAAGATTGAAAACGAAAAGACGGAGAAAGACAAGACTGAGAAAGAAAAGGCTGAGAAAGGCAAGACTGAGAAAGGTGAGCCCAAGAAAGACAAGCCTGAGAAAGTGGATCAGCAGAAGATGGGCAAAGCGACTGAGAAGCCCCTTAAGAAGGAGAATGGCCTGAAGACTTCCAAAGCACCGGAGAAGGTGACTGCAAAAGCAGCTGGAaaacctgcagcagctgctgggaCCAGAGCAGCGCCAGGCAAGGACCTGCCCAGCTCTGATAAGAAGACAAAG CCCTCTGTTGCGCCGGCCAAGGCGAGCTCCGCCAAAACGCGGCCAGCCTCGCTGCCCTCCGGGGCCCCCGCGTCCAAACGCCCACCCCCTACCTCCACCAACTCCCTCTCGGCCCCCAGCAAAAAAATCCCCGCCCCCACCAAGGCCACCACCCCCACCGCTGTTACCAAGCGGCCCTTGCCTGTTGCCAGCCACCCAACTGCCTCCGCCCGTGAAGCCAAGCCCAAG actgaAAGACTCCCCCCTGCGCCGAAGGCCAACACGGCGAAATCCTCAGCCCCTAGGAACGGGTCCTCCAGCACCACCGCCTCCAAAGCACCTGGCGCCCCCCGCGTGCCCCTGTCCAACCGCACGTCCGGCAGCGCCCCCTCTCTGCGGCGCTCCACCC TCCCCAAGACAGAGAACAAAGCAAGCGAGACCAAGAAGCTCAGCACTCTAAAGAGCACAACAG CAGACAGTAATCGTCCCAGGACCAGCCCTGGCACTGGGGTCAGCAGCACGGCACGCACCCGCCCCACTAAACCCCCCACGCCCACCTCCGCCGCGCCCGATCGGAAGCCCCTCGTCCCGCGGGCCCCGCGGTCCTCAGCCCGCCCCAGCACCGCCCCGTCGCCCGACATCAAGAACATCCGCTCCAAGGTCGGCTCCACGGACAATATGAAGCACCAACCTGGTGGGGGCAAG GGTTCATCAGCACAGGGCAGGACTGACGCCCTGGCACAATCCTCCCTCTCCAAAGAGACCAGCCAGGGCAAA GTTCAGATAGTCAACAAAAAGGTGGACTTCAGCCATATCACCTCACGCTGTGGCTCCAAGGACAATATCAAGCATGTTCCTGGGGGGGGGAAT ATCCAAATTCTCAACAAGAAAGCTGACCTGAGCAAAGTTTCCTCCAAGTGTGGCTCCAAGGACAATATCAAACATAAACCAG GAGGTGGTGATGTGAAAATCCAGTCCCACAAGGTCAACTCCAAAGTTTCATCCAAAGTGGGGTCAATGGATAACATGAACCATGAGTCAAAGGACAACCTTGCGAAG GGAGATGTAGCTCCCTCTAGTGGTGCCCTGGACACTGAACCAGAAAGCACAGTCCAGGACAACGGCCTGAAGCTGACAGCCAACCTGGGTGATGGGTTTTGGGACCCCCAGGCCCTGGACACACGCATTCCTGAGACAA ATTGA
- the LOC135261008 gene encoding microtubule-associated protein 4-like isoform X8: MRTMDLSLTDALTDGVVPQTGSENLLQRDFVAALEAESYDDKVGETIGKTEYHPLLDNDGKKEGSGMMPSGQTPQNQDMQGDMWSFQAEQQVMNADFLSGPVSVGGFPGQWGTQPMVPEVKASSLTDPFTGFTQQGMDIMNMDVGMAPLSTARPPSMAEPQQPSPLIASVPPKLAQMPNKPNDLNPFESPLDILSAPDNTAGVPGGPWAGEGGLQTDLSFTPSDSAAISCHADEMADCSPEPPGADECHQQSGGVEEERGSEGGGGRRQKKKKKRRQREEMYDVLESQGPQGENHSPTGVYPGMEWEFDDGGRIGARGKKGKSRKRIPEEWSALQEPPLTAPPQGPAGDPWSMSTQSQESSTHEALSPLNSPTPAGAEESPTTPSTLSSEAPPSVLASLDSYLAAGADSCDPSMETEIAPLRSDLAVPPDSLQEKGLVEKAVSVEDPSNSSSLQKSSTKDAPVPSAPPLSQSPNPFQVPSPAETPVPAPIPPPSPTPCKDSPHLEPLVGYSPPSTTAEAPVPKGDLVASANHNEPVPVSPSHTPPPYSQTPPITSSSCAPSGSFPMVSSALNPAAPPFFPSQSEYQEPQLEGWREDEGPADPSVTEVKTEKADKPENVEKMDSFPKTEKLDMPEKTDEPEKMDTPEKAEKMSGSPMMEKVDVFEKRGEWEKVDKAREFQKEDKEGKWEKEKAEKDKAEKDTTEKDKTEKENIEKDKAEKEKTEKDKTENEKTEKDKIENEKTEKDKTEKEKAEKGKTEKGEPKKDKPEKVDQQKMGKATEKPLKKENGLKTSKAPEKVTAKAAGKPAAAAGTRAAPGKDLPSSDKKTKTERLPPAPKANTAKSSAPRNGSSSTTASKAPGAPRVPLSNRTSGSAPSLRRSTLPKTENKASETKKLSTLKSTTADSNRPRTSPGTGVSSTARTRPTKPPTPTSAAPDRKPLVPRAPRSSARPSTAPSPDIKNIRSKVGSTDNMKHQPGGGKGSSAQGRTDALAQSSLSKETSQGKVQIVNKKVDFSHITSRCGSKDNIKHVPGGGNIQILNKKADLSKVSSKCGSKDNIKHKPGGGDVKIQSHKVNSKVSSKVGSMDNMNHESKDNLAKGDVAPSSGALDTEPESTVQDNGLKLTANLGDGFWDPQALDTRIPETN, encoded by the exons gaCAATGGATCTGAGTTTGACCGATGCTCTGACCGATGGCGTCGTGCCCCAGACTGGCTCAGAGAACCTGCTGCAGAGGGACTTTGTTGCAGCTCTAGAGGCAGAGAGCTACGATGACAAAGTGGGGGAGACCATTGGGAAGACAGAGTACCACCCCCTGCTGGACAATGATGGGAAAAAGGAAG GCTCTGGGATGATGCCATCGGGACAGACACCACAGAACCAGGATATGCAGGGGGACATGTGGTCCTTCCAGGCCGAACAGCAGGTCATGAACGCAGACTTCCTGTCAG gcCCAGTCTCCGTGGGTGGATTCCCAGGCCAGTGGGGTACCCAGCCCATGGTCCCTGAGGTGAAGGCCAGCAGCCTCACAGACCCCTTCACAG GATTCACCCAGCAGGGGATGGACATAATGAATATGGATGTGGGCATGGCCCCCCTTTCCACTGCGAGGCCCCCCAGCATGGCAGAGCCCCAGCAGCCATCGCCTCTCATTGCCTCCGTACCCCCAAAACTGGCCCAGATGCCCAACAAGCCCAATGATCTGAATCCCTTTGAGAGCCCGTTGGACATCCTCAGTGCCCCCGACAACACTGCAG GAGTCCCGGGTGGCCCCTGGGCGGGCGAGGGTGGGCTACAGACGGACCTTTCCTTCACACCCAGTGACTCTGCGGCGATCAGTTGCCATGCCGATGAGATGGCAGATTGCTCCCCTGAACCCCCGGGTGCAGACGAGTGCCACCAGCAGAGCGGCGGGgttgaggaggagagggggagcgagggaggaggaggcaggaggcagaaaaagaagaagaagagaaggcagagggaggagaTGTATGACGTCCTGGAGTCTCAGGGACCCCAGGGTGAAAACCACAGCCCCACCGGAGTCTACCCAGGCATGGAATGGGAGTTCGATGATGGGGGCAGAATTGGGGCCAGGGGCAAGAAGGGCAAGAGCCGAAAGAGAATCCCAGAGGAGTGGAGTGCCCTCCAGGAGCCGCCCCTGACAGCCCCGCCCCAGGGACCTGCCGGGGACCCCTGGTCCATGAGCACCCAGTCCCAGGAGAGCTCCACCCATGAAGCCCTCAGCCCGCTGAACAGCCCCACGCCTGCAGGGGCCGAGGAAtcgcccaccaccccctccaccctgaGCTCTGAAGCCCCCCCCTCTGTACTTGCCAGCCTGGACAGTTACCTGGCTGCAGGGGCAGATTCCTGTGACCCCAGCATGGAGACGGAGATCGCCCCCCTCCGCTCGGACCTTGCCGTCCCCCCAGATTCCCTGCAGGAGAAGGGGCTTGTTGAGAAAGCTGTGTCTGTGGAGGACCCCTCCAATTCCAGCTCTCTGCAAAAGTCTTCCACAAAGGATGCCCCTGtgccctctgcccctcccctctcccagtcACCTAATCCTTTCCAGGTTCCCTCACCTGCTGAAACACCAGTCCCTGCCCCTATCCCACCCCCATCTCCAACACCCTGCAAGGACAGCCCCCATTTGGAACCACTGGTTGGATATTCCCCTCCCTCAACCACTGCAGAGGCTCCAGTTCCCAAAGGTGATCTTGTTGCGTCCGCTAATCACAACGAGCCTGTTCCTGTAAGCCCCTCCCATACTCCACCCCCCTATTCCCAGACCCCTCCCATTACCAGCTCTTCCTGCGCACCTTCTGGTTCCTTCCCCATGGTGAGCTCCGCCCTGAACCCTGCAGCCCCACCCTTTTTTCCCAGCCAGTCAGAGTACCAGGAGCCCCAGCTGGAGGGCTGGAGGGAGGATGAGGGGCCGGCAGACCCCTCAGTGACTGAAG TGAAAACCGAGAAGGCCGACAAGCcagaaaatgtggaaaagaTGGACAGCTTCCCGAAGACGGAGAAGCTGGACATGCCTGAGAAGACAGACGAGCCAGAGAAGATGGACACGCCAGAAAAGGCAGAAAAGATGAGCGGCTCCCCGATGATGGAGAAGGTCGATGTGTTTGAGAAGAGAGGCGAGTGGGAAAAGGTGGATAAAGCGCGTGAGTTTCAAAAGGAAGATAAGGAAGGGAagtgggagaaagaaaaggctGAGAAAGACAAGGCCGAAAAAGACACGACTGAGAAAGACAAGactgagaaagaaaatattgaGAAAGACAAggctgagaaagaaaaaactgagaaagacaagactgaaaatgaaaagacgGAGAAAGACAAGATTGAAAACGAAAAGACGGAGAAAGACAAGACTGAGAAAGAAAAGGCTGAGAAAGGCAAGACTGAGAAAGGTGAGCCCAAGAAAGACAAGCCTGAGAAAGTGGATCAGCAGAAGATGGGCAAAGCGACTGAGAAGCCCCTTAAGAAGGAGAATGGCCTGAAGACTTCCAAAGCACCGGAGAAGGTGACTGCAAAAGCAGCTGGAaaacctgcagcagctgctgggaCCAGAGCAGCGCCAGGCAAGGACCTGCCCAGCTCTGATAAGAAGACAAAG actgaAAGACTCCCCCCTGCGCCGAAGGCCAACACGGCGAAATCCTCAGCCCCTAGGAACGGGTCCTCCAGCACCACCGCCTCCAAAGCACCTGGCGCCCCCCGCGTGCCCCTGTCCAACCGCACGTCCGGCAGCGCCCCCTCTCTGCGGCGCTCCACCC TCCCCAAGACAGAGAACAAAGCAAGCGAGACCAAGAAGCTCAGCACTCTAAAGAGCACAACAG CAGACAGTAATCGTCCCAGGACCAGCCCTGGCACTGGGGTCAGCAGCACGGCACGCACCCGCCCCACTAAACCCCCCACGCCCACCTCCGCCGCGCCCGATCGGAAGCCCCTCGTCCCGCGGGCCCCGCGGTCCTCAGCCCGCCCCAGCACCGCCCCGTCGCCCGACATCAAGAACATCCGCTCCAAGGTCGGCTCCACGGACAATATGAAGCACCAACCTGGTGGGGGCAAG GGTTCATCAGCACAGGGCAGGACTGACGCCCTGGCACAATCCTCCCTCTCCAAAGAGACCAGCCAGGGCAAA GTTCAGATAGTCAACAAAAAGGTGGACTTCAGCCATATCACCTCACGCTGTGGCTCCAAGGACAATATCAAGCATGTTCCTGGGGGGGGGAAT ATCCAAATTCTCAACAAGAAAGCTGACCTGAGCAAAGTTTCCTCCAAGTGTGGCTCCAAGGACAATATCAAACATAAACCAG GAGGTGGTGATGTGAAAATCCAGTCCCACAAGGTCAACTCCAAAGTTTCATCCAAAGTGGGGTCAATGGATAACATGAACCATGAGTCAAAGGACAACCTTGCGAAG GGAGATGTAGCTCCCTCTAGTGGTGCCCTGGACACTGAACCAGAAAGCACAGTCCAGGACAACGGCCTGAAGCTGACAGCCAACCTGGGTGATGGGTTTTGGGACCCCCAGGCCCTGGACACACGCATTCCTGAGACAA ATTGA
- the LOC135261008 gene encoding microtubule-associated protein 4-like isoform X7 — protein MRTMDLSLTDALTDGVVPQTGSENLLQRDFVAALEAESYDDKVGETIGKTEYHPLLDNDGKKEGSGMMPSGQTPQNQDMQGDMWSFQAEQQVMNADFLSGPVSVGGFPGQWGTQPMVPEVKASSLTDPFTGFTQQGMDIMNMDVGMAPLSTARPPSMAEPQQPSPLIASVPPKLAQMPNKPNDLNPFESPLDILSAPDNTAGVPGGPWAGEGGLQTDLSFTPSDSAAISCHADEMADCSPEPPGADECHQQSGGVEEERGSEGGGGRRQKKKKKRRQREEMYDVLESQGPQGENHSPTGVYPGMEWEFDDGGRIGARGKKGKSRKRIPEEWSALQEPPLTAPPQGPAGDPWSMSTQSQESSTHEALSPLNSPTPAGAEESPTTPSTLSSEAPPSVLASLDSYLAAGADSCDPSMETEIAPLRSDLAVPPDSLQEKGLVEKAVSVEDPSNSSSLQKSSTKDAPVPSAPPLSQSPNPFQVPSPAETPVPAPIPPPSPTPCKDSPHLEPLVGYSPPSTTAEAPVPKGDLVASANHNEPVPVSPSHTPPPYSQTPPITSSSCAPSGSFPMVSSALNPAAPPFFPSQSEYQEPQLEGWREDEGPADPSVTEVKTEKADKPENVEKMDSFPKTEKLDMPEKTDEPEKMDTPEKAEKMSGSPMMEKVDVFEKRGEWEKVDKAREFQKEDKEGKWEKEKAEKDKAEKDTTEKDKTEKENIEKDKAEKEKTEKDKTENEKTEKDKIENEKTEKDKTEKEKAEKGKTEKGEPKKDKPEKVDQQKMGKATEKPLKKENGLKTSKAPEKVTAKAAGKPAAAAGTRAAPGKDLPSSDKKTKPSVAPAKASSAKTRPASLPSGAPASKRPPPTSTNSLSAPSKKIPAPTKATTPTAVTKRPLPVASHPTASAREAKPKTERLPPAPKANTAKSSAPRNGSSSTTASKAPGAPRVPLSNRTSGSAPSLRRSTLPKTENKASETKKLSTLKSTTADSNRPRTSPGTGVSSTARTRPTKPPTPTSAAPDRKPLVPRAPRSSARPSTAPSPDIKNIRSKGSSAQGRTDALAQSSLSKETSQGKIQILNKKADLSKVSSKCGSKDNIKHKPGGGDVKIQSHKVNSKVSSKVGSMDNMNHESKDNLAKGDVAPSSGALDTEPESTVQDNGLKLTANLGDGFWDPQALDTRIPETN, from the exons gaCAATGGATCTGAGTTTGACCGATGCTCTGACCGATGGCGTCGTGCCCCAGACTGGCTCAGAGAACCTGCTGCAGAGGGACTTTGTTGCAGCTCTAGAGGCAGAGAGCTACGATGACAAAGTGGGGGAGACCATTGGGAAGACAGAGTACCACCCCCTGCTGGACAATGATGGGAAAAAGGAAG GCTCTGGGATGATGCCATCGGGACAGACACCACAGAACCAGGATATGCAGGGGGACATGTGGTCCTTCCAGGCCGAACAGCAGGTCATGAACGCAGACTTCCTGTCAG gcCCAGTCTCCGTGGGTGGATTCCCAGGCCAGTGGGGTACCCAGCCCATGGTCCCTGAGGTGAAGGCCAGCAGCCTCACAGACCCCTTCACAG GATTCACCCAGCAGGGGATGGACATAATGAATATGGATGTGGGCATGGCCCCCCTTTCCACTGCGAGGCCCCCCAGCATGGCAGAGCCCCAGCAGCCATCGCCTCTCATTGCCTCCGTACCCCCAAAACTGGCCCAGATGCCCAACAAGCCCAATGATCTGAATCCCTTTGAGAGCCCGTTGGACATCCTCAGTGCCCCCGACAACACTGCAG GAGTCCCGGGTGGCCCCTGGGCGGGCGAGGGTGGGCTACAGACGGACCTTTCCTTCACACCCAGTGACTCTGCGGCGATCAGTTGCCATGCCGATGAGATGGCAGATTGCTCCCCTGAACCCCCGGGTGCAGACGAGTGCCACCAGCAGAGCGGCGGGgttgaggaggagagggggagcgagggaggaggaggcaggaggcagaaaaagaagaagaagagaaggcagagggaggagaTGTATGACGTCCTGGAGTCTCAGGGACCCCAGGGTGAAAACCACAGCCCCACCGGAGTCTACCCAGGCATGGAATGGGAGTTCGATGATGGGGGCAGAATTGGGGCCAGGGGCAAGAAGGGCAAGAGCCGAAAGAGAATCCCAGAGGAGTGGAGTGCCCTCCAGGAGCCGCCCCTGACAGCCCCGCCCCAGGGACCTGCCGGGGACCCCTGGTCCATGAGCACCCAGTCCCAGGAGAGCTCCACCCATGAAGCCCTCAGCCCGCTGAACAGCCCCACGCCTGCAGGGGCCGAGGAAtcgcccaccaccccctccaccctgaGCTCTGAAGCCCCCCCCTCTGTACTTGCCAGCCTGGACAGTTACCTGGCTGCAGGGGCAGATTCCTGTGACCCCAGCATGGAGACGGAGATCGCCCCCCTCCGCTCGGACCTTGCCGTCCCCCCAGATTCCCTGCAGGAGAAGGGGCTTGTTGAGAAAGCTGTGTCTGTGGAGGACCCCTCCAATTCCAGCTCTCTGCAAAAGTCTTCCACAAAGGATGCCCCTGtgccctctgcccctcccctctcccagtcACCTAATCCTTTCCAGGTTCCCTCACCTGCTGAAACACCAGTCCCTGCCCCTATCCCACCCCCATCTCCAACACCCTGCAAGGACAGCCCCCATTTGGAACCACTGGTTGGATATTCCCCTCCCTCAACCACTGCAGAGGCTCCAGTTCCCAAAGGTGATCTTGTTGCGTCCGCTAATCACAACGAGCCTGTTCCTGTAAGCCCCTCCCATACTCCACCCCCCTATTCCCAGACCCCTCCCATTACCAGCTCTTCCTGCGCACCTTCTGGTTCCTTCCCCATGGTGAGCTCCGCCCTGAACCCTGCAGCCCCACCCTTTTTTCCCAGCCAGTCAGAGTACCAGGAGCCCCAGCTGGAGGGCTGGAGGGAGGATGAGGGGCCGGCAGACCCCTCAGTGACTGAAG TGAAAACCGAGAAGGCCGACAAGCcagaaaatgtggaaaagaTGGACAGCTTCCCGAAGACGGAGAAGCTGGACATGCCTGAGAAGACAGACGAGCCAGAGAAGATGGACACGCCAGAAAAGGCAGAAAAGATGAGCGGCTCCCCGATGATGGAGAAGGTCGATGTGTTTGAGAAGAGAGGCGAGTGGGAAAAGGTGGATAAAGCGCGTGAGTTTCAAAAGGAAGATAAGGAAGGGAagtgggagaaagaaaaggctGAGAAAGACAAGGCCGAAAAAGACACGACTGAGAAAGACAAGactgagaaagaaaatattgaGAAAGACAAggctgagaaagaaaaaactgagaaagacaagactgaaaatgaaaagacgGAGAAAGACAAGATTGAAAACGAAAAGACGGAGAAAGACAAGACTGAGAAAGAAAAGGCTGAGAAAGGCAAGACTGAGAAAGGTGAGCCCAAGAAAGACAAGCCTGAGAAAGTGGATCAGCAGAAGATGGGCAAAGCGACTGAGAAGCCCCTTAAGAAGGAGAATGGCCTGAAGACTTCCAAAGCACCGGAGAAGGTGACTGCAAAAGCAGCTGGAaaacctgcagcagctgctgggaCCAGAGCAGCGCCAGGCAAGGACCTGCCCAGCTCTGATAAGAAGACAAAG CCCTCTGTTGCGCCGGCCAAGGCGAGCTCCGCCAAAACGCGGCCAGCCTCGCTGCCCTCCGGGGCCCCCGCGTCCAAACGCCCACCCCCTACCTCCACCAACTCCCTCTCGGCCCCCAGCAAAAAAATCCCCGCCCCCACCAAGGCCACCACCCCCACCGCTGTTACCAAGCGGCCCTTGCCTGTTGCCAGCCACCCAACTGCCTCCGCCCGTGAAGCCAAGCCCAAG actgaAAGACTCCCCCCTGCGCCGAAGGCCAACACGGCGAAATCCTCAGCCCCTAGGAACGGGTCCTCCAGCACCACCGCCTCCAAAGCACCTGGCGCCCCCCGCGTGCCCCTGTCCAACCGCACGTCCGGCAGCGCCCCCTCTCTGCGGCGCTCCACCC TCCCCAAGACAGAGAACAAAGCAAGCGAGACCAAGAAGCTCAGCACTCTAAAGAGCACAACAG CAGACAGTAATCGTCCCAGGACCAGCCCTGGCACTGGGGTCAGCAGCACGGCACGCACCCGCCCCACTAAACCCCCCACGCCCACCTCCGCCGCGCCCGATCGGAAGCCCCTCGTCCCGCGGGCCCCGCGGTCCTCAGCCCGCCCCAGCACCGCCCCGTCGCCCGACATCAAGAACATCCGCTCCAAG GGTTCATCAGCACAGGGCAGGACTGACGCCCTGGCACAATCCTCCCTCTCCAAAGAGACCAGCCAGGGCAAA ATCCAAATTCTCAACAAGAAAGCTGACCTGAGCAAAGTTTCCTCCAAGTGTGGCTCCAAGGACAATATCAAACATAAACCAG GAGGTGGTGATGTGAAAATCCAGTCCCACAAGGTCAACTCCAAAGTTTCATCCAAAGTGGGGTCAATGGATAACATGAACCATGAGTCAAAGGACAACCTTGCGAAG GGAGATGTAGCTCCCTCTAGTGGTGCCCTGGACACTGAACCAGAAAGCACAGTCCAGGACAACGGCCTGAAGCTGACAGCCAACCTGGGTGATGGGTTTTGGGACCCCCAGGCCCTGGACACACGCATTCCTGAGACAA ATTGA